A portion of the Homo sapiens chromosome 16, GRCh38.p14 Primary Assembly genome contains these proteins:
- the HERPUD1 gene encoding homocysteine-responsive endoplasmic reticulum-resident ubiquitin-like domain member 1 protein isoform 10 (isoform 10 is encoded by transcript variant 11) yields MMVAESTEEPAGSNRGQYPEDSSSDGLRQREVLRNLSSPGWENISRPEAAQQAFQGLGPGFSGYTPYGWLQLSWFQQIYARQYYMQYLAATAASGAFVPPPSAQEIPVVSAPAPAPIHNQFPAENQPANQNAAPQVVVNPGANQNLRMNAQGGPIVEEDDEINRDWLDWTYSAATFSVFLSILYFYSSLSRFLMVMGATVVMYLHHVGWFPFRPRPVQNFPNDGPPPDVVNQDPNNNLQEGTDPETEDPNHLPPDRDVLDGEQTSPSFMSTAWLVFKTFFASLLPEGPPAIAN; encoded by the exons ATGATG GTGGCTGAATCCACAGAGGAGCCTGCTGGTTCTAATCGGGGACAGTATCCTGAGGATTCCTCAAGTGATGGTTTAAGGCAAAGGGAAGTTCTTCGGAACCTTTCTTCCCCTGGATGGGAAAACATCTCAAG GCCTGAAGCTGCCCAGCAGGCATTCCAAGGCCTGGGTCCTGGTTTCTCCGGTTACACACCCTATGGGTGGCTTCAGCTTTCCTGGTTCCAGCAGATATATGCACGACAGTACTACATGCAATA tttagcaGCCACTGCTGCATCAGGGGCTTTTGTTCCACCACCAAGTGCACAAGAGATACCTGTGGTCTCTGCACCTGCTCCAGCCCCTATTCACAACCAGTTTCCAGCTGAAAACCAGCCTGCCAATCAGAATGCTGCTCCTCAAGTGGTTGTTAATCCTGGAGCCAATCAAAATTTGCGGATGAATGCACAAGGTGGCCCTATTGTGGAAGAAGATGATGAAATAAATCGAGATTGGTTGGATTGGACCTATTCAGCagctacattttctgtttttctcagtaTCCTCTACTTCTACTCCTCCCTGAGCAGATTCCTCATGGTCATGGGGGCCACCGTTGTTATGTACCT GCATCACGTTGGGTGGTTTCCATTTAGACCGAGGCCGGTTCAGAACTTCCCAAATGATGGTCCTCCTCCTGACGTTGTAAATCAGGACCCCAACAATAACTTACAG GAAGGCACTGATCCTGAAACTGAAGACCCCAACCACCTCCCTCCAGACAGGGATGTACTAGATGGCGAGCAGACCAGCCCCTCCTTTATGAGCACAGCATGGCTTGTCTTCAAGACTTTCTTTGCCTCTCTTCTTCCAGAAGGCCCCCCAGCCATCGCAAACTGA